A DNA window from Drosophila sechellia strain sech25 chromosome X, ASM438219v1, whole genome shotgun sequence contains the following coding sequences:
- the LOC6618095 gene encoding uncharacterized protein LOC6618095 isoform X1 produces MNSNSCSDSSNESMVNPPHIQMNFGQQAQQQQSHQHQQQQQERYVWEMRTRSPNVTPASTVLNSPDLNGELSYVPLQGLSPSGGGVQGSGSYSSNAGRDSGGYYYQRPQLHQIRLGRSPGSQFETRDVLPQGLASPGSPTDVGKADGQCLRDGEIVVFDDIDTNWMNKASSGQRKGSNEDVLKVTKMIGQLPIAEYEGSPRRFGSQPNTNTITMGGPRKRPPGFPQRVSPTTSAASNATAPAKASVGNLIDLVDHEEERSGTLREKTPTFDYLYEFSETRKVLEEFFKANPEDEKRYTDYTTESGDDVASSQPQEYPATPMEQAYIGQRLARIPKDELYMVHRSPTKKPPSDQNTATTYQEHNDIELYIDSNSRSSGDLADTELEANLRRHSRNFTLSPETTDYDSNCGDLDSLSNDINCPTDFGKLYTSMPVLEDGLSSGHASDTENNVSVVCDKQQSSQSQPVHENNGNGERLDTDYNVMSASLATLTTDASQSALISDFASLPMPPAPPPSSPPQIEIADASESMTMAPDADNPLDSHYGAVYAAALGGTHTEKSAGSGLGVTPVTGGGSLPSQAASEIQEAMKEIRSALQRAKTQPEKLKFCDEVLPTDPDSPVWVPRKGTTVSGAQGAAADEEPDTDLETDRLLGQQRHDEQDFFADQTLADNNANEGTDIASNGHLNGTSDNNNPNPMNTTKPQTYSTATIRQGIGTSLTPNSPDICQIVGTTDISISSTEKLQFTKSPTGSIKSLKDSANSDKKAKSRNKEGLLEPKVLIEGVLFRARYLGSTQLVCEGQPTKSTRMMQAEEAVSRIKALAPEGESQPSTEVDLFISTEKIMVLNTDLKEIMMDHALRTISYIADIGDLVVLMARRRFVPNSVVDPSITSPLGDVPTPGIGEEESPPKEPLSKHNRTPKMICHVFESDEAQFIAQSIGQAFQVAYMEFLKANGIENESLAKEMDYQEVLNSQEIFGDELEIFAKKELQKEVVVPKAKGEILGVVIVESGWGSMLPTVVIANLMSSGAAARCGQLNIGDQLIAINGMSLVGLPLSTCQSYIRNAKNQTAVKFTVVPCPPVVEVKILRPKALFQLGFSVQNGVICSLLRGGIAERGGVRVGHRIIEINNQSVVAVPHDTIVKLLSSSVGEILMKTMPTSMFRLLTGQETPIYI; encoded by the exons ATGAACTCAAACTCCTGCAGTGACAGCAGTAACGAGTCCATGGTCAATCCACCGCACATACAGATGAACTTTGGccagcaggcgcagcagcagcaatcgcatcagcaccagcagcagcagcaggagcgtTATGTGTGGGAGATGCGAACCCGTAGCCCAAATGTGACGCCAGCCAGCACGGTGCTCAATTCGCCGGATCTCAATGGCGAGCTGTCCTATGTTCCGCTGCAGGGTCTTTCGCCATCGGGCGGAGGTGTTCAGGGATCCGGCAGCTATAGTTCGAATGCGGGACGCGATTCTGGCGGCTATTACTACCAGCGACCGCAGCTGCATCAAATCCGACTGGGTAGGAGTCCGGGCAGCCAGTTTGAGACACGTGATGTCCTGCCACAG GGATTGGCCAGCCCCGGCTCACCAACGGATGTGGGCAAGGCGGACGGTCAGTGCCTGCGTGATGGTGAGATCGTGGTGTTCGACGACATCGACACCAACTGGATGAACAAGGCATCGAGTGGCCAGCGTAAAGGCAGCAATGAGGATGTCCTCAAGGTGACCAAAATGATTGGACAGCTACCAATAGCCGAGTACGAGGGTTCACCGCGACGATTTGGCAGTCAACCGAATACAAATACCATTACCATGGGTGGTCCTAGAAAACGTCCGCCGGGTTTCCCGCAAAGAGTTTCGCCCACCACCAGTGCCGCTAGTAATGCGACTGCCCCGGCAAAAGCATCTGTGGGCAACCTTATCGATCTGGTCGACCACGAGGAAGAGCGTTCCGGGACGCTTCGCGAGAAAACACCTACTTTCGACTACCTGTACGAATTCTCAGAGACCAGAAAGGTGCTGGAGGAGTTCTTCAAGGCGAATCCGGAGGACGAAAAGCGGTACACAGATTACACCACGGAAAGTGGAGACGATGTCGCTAGTTCG CAGCCACAAGAGTACCCAGCTACGCCCATGGAGCAGGCATATATAGGACAGCGGCTGGCGAGAATACCCAAAGATGAGCTCTACATGGTTCACCGGTCGCCTACTAAGAAGCCA CCCAGTGACCAGAATACAGCGACGACCTACCAGGAGCATAATGATATTGAGCTGTACATTGATTCGAATAGCCGAAGCAGCGGCGATTTGGCGGACACCGAACTGGAGGCAAATCTGCGCCGACACTCCCGAAACTTTACCCTGTCTCCCGAGACGACGGATTACGATTCGAATTGCGGTGATTTGGACAGTCTGTCTAACGACATTAACTGCCCCACGGATTTTGGTAAACTGTATACGAGCATGCCTGTCCTAGAAGATGGCCTAAGCAGTGGCCACGCCTCCGATACGGAGAACAACGTATCCGTGGTGTGTGACAAGCAGCAGTCGTCCCAATCTCAGCCCGTCCACGAGAACAACGGTAATGGCGAGCGGCTGGATACCGACTACAATGTGATGAGCGCCAGCTTGGCCACATTGACCACAGATGCCTCGCAATCGGCGCTGATAAGCGACTTCGCCTCACTGCCCATGCCCCCGGCTCCGCCTCCATCATCGCCACCCCAAATCGAGATCGCCGATGCAAGTGAATCCATGACCATGGCGCCAGATGCTGATAATCCACTGGACAGTCACTACGGTGCGGTTTATGCTGCAGCTTTGGGAGGTACTCACACAGAGAAGTCAGCGGGATCAGGACTGGGGGTGACACCAGTAACTGGGGGAGGATCTTTGCCATCGCAGGCTGCTTCGGAAATCCAGGAGGCCATGAAGGAGATACGTTCCGCGTTGCAGCGTGCTAAAACGCAGCCTGAAAAACTGAAATTCTGTGACGAAGTGCTGCCCACGGATCCAGATTCACCGGTTTGGGTTCCACGCAAGGGGACGACCGTCTCCGGGGCCCAAGGTGCGGCGGCGGATGAGGAACCAGACACCGACCTGGAAACAGATCGCCTGTTGGGTCAGCAGAGGCACGATGAGCAGGATTTCTTCGCCGATCAG ACCCTGGCTGATAACAATGCCAATGAGGGCACGGATATTGCCAGCAATGGGCATCTGAATGGCACGTCCGACAACAACAATCCGAATCCAATGAATACTACCAAGCCGCAAACCTACTCGACGGCCACCATTCGACAAGGCATCGGCACCTCGCTGACACCCAATTCGCCGGACATCTGTCAGATCGTGGGCACGACCGACATCTCCATAAGCTCGACGGAAAAACTGCAGTTCACCAAAAGTCCCACGGGCTCTATTAAATCCCTAAAGGACTCTGCCAACTCGGACAAGAAGGCCAAATCGCGGAACAAAGAGG GTCTCTTGGAACCTAAAGTTCTCATTGAGGGCGTGTTGTTTCGGGCCAGATACCTTGGATCCACTCAACTTGTCTGCGAGGGTCAGCCGACCAAGTCGACCAGAATGATGCAGGCTGAGGAGGCCGTTTCCAGGATCAAG GCTTTG GCTCCCGAGGGCGAAAGTCAGCCGAGCACTGAAGTGGACCTGTTCATATCAACCGAAAAAATAATGGTGCTTAACACGGATCTCAAGGAGATCATGATGGACCATGCGCTGCGTACTATATCCTATATAGCCGACATTGGCGATCTGGTTGTGCTGATGGCTCGTCGCCGATTCGTACCGAATAGTGTTGTGGATCCATCGATCACAAGTCCATTAGGTGATGTTCCCACTCCGGGCATAGGCGAGGAGGAGTCGCCGCCCAAAGAGCCACTCAGCAAGCACAATCGCACGCCCAAAATGATCTGCCACGTGTTCGAAAGCGATGAGGCGCAGTTCATAGCTCAGTCCATTGGACAGGCCTTCCAG GTGGCCTACATGGAGTTCCTGAAGGCAAACGGCATCGAAAACGAGAGCCTGGCCAAAGAGATGGACTACCAGGAGGTGCTCAACAGCCAGGAGATTTTCGGTGACGAGCTGGAGATCTTTGCCAAAAAGGAGCTGCAAAAGGAGGTGGTTGTGCCGAAGGCCAAAGGCGAGATCCTAGGCGTGGTGATCGTAGAGAGTGGCTGGGGTTCCATGCTGCCCACCGTGGTGATAGCCAACCTGATGAGTTCCGGAGCAGCTGCCCGCTGCGGCCAGCTGAACATCGGTGACCAGCTGATCGCCATTAACGGCATGAGCCTGGTGGGACTGCCGCTGTCCACCTGCCAGAGCTACATACGCAATGCCAAGAACCAAACTGCCGTCAAGTTCACCGTTGTGCCCTGTCCGCCTGTCGTCGAGGTTAAGATCCTGCGTCCCAAGGCGCTGTTCCAGTTGGGTTTTAGTGTTCAAAATGGCGtg ATCTGCAGTCTTTTGCGTGGAGGAATCGCTGAGCGGGGCGGAGTACGCGTTGGCCACCGCATCATTGAGATTAACAACCAGAGCGTTGTGGCCGTGCCACACGATACCATTGTCAAGCTGTTGTCATCCTCAGTGGGCGAG ATCCTTATGAAGACAATGCCCACGTCCATGTTTCGTTTGCTCACCGGTCAAGAGACGCCaatctatatataa
- the LOC6618095 gene encoding uncharacterized protein LOC6618095 isoform X2 produces the protein MNSNSCSDSSNESMVNPPHIQMNFGQQAQQQQSHQHQQQQQERYVWEMRTRSPNVTPASTVLNSPDLNGELSYVPLQGLSPSGGGVQGSGSYSSNAGRDSGGYYYQRPQLHQIRLGRSPGSQFETRDVLPQGLASPGSPTDVGKADGQCLRDGEIVVFDDIDTNWMNKASSGQRKGSNEDVLKVTKMIGQLPIAEYEGSPRRFGSQPNTNTITMGGPRKRPPGFPQRVSPTTSAASNATAPAKASVGNLIDLVDHEEERSGTLREKTPTFDYLYEFSETRKVLEEFFKANPEDEKRYTDYTTESGDDVASSPQEYPATPMEQAYIGQRLARIPKDELYMVHRSPTKKPPSDQNTATTYQEHNDIELYIDSNSRSSGDLADTELEANLRRHSRNFTLSPETTDYDSNCGDLDSLSNDINCPTDFGKLYTSMPVLEDGLSSGHASDTENNVSVVCDKQQSSQSQPVHENNGNGERLDTDYNVMSASLATLTTDASQSALISDFASLPMPPAPPPSSPPQIEIADASESMTMAPDADNPLDSHYGAVYAAALGGTHTEKSAGSGLGVTPVTGGGSLPSQAASEIQEAMKEIRSALQRAKTQPEKLKFCDEVLPTDPDSPVWVPRKGTTVSGAQGAAADEEPDTDLETDRLLGQQRHDEQDFFADQTLADNNANEGTDIASNGHLNGTSDNNNPNPMNTTKPQTYSTATIRQGIGTSLTPNSPDICQIVGTTDISISSTEKLQFTKSPTGSIKSLKDSANSDKKAKSRNKEGLLEPKVLIEGVLFRARYLGSTQLVCEGQPTKSTRMMQAEEAVSRIKALAPEGESQPSTEVDLFISTEKIMVLNTDLKEIMMDHALRTISYIADIGDLVVLMARRRFVPNSVVDPSITSPLGDVPTPGIGEEESPPKEPLSKHNRTPKMICHVFESDEAQFIAQSIGQAFQVAYMEFLKANGIENESLAKEMDYQEVLNSQEIFGDELEIFAKKELQKEVVVPKAKGEILGVVIVESGWGSMLPTVVIANLMSSGAAARCGQLNIGDQLIAINGMSLVGLPLSTCQSYIRNAKNQTAVKFTVVPCPPVVEVKILRPKALFQLGFSVQNGVICSLLRGGIAERGGVRVGHRIIEINNQSVVAVPHDTIVKLLSSSVGEILMKTMPTSMFRLLTGQETPIYI, from the exons ATGAACTCAAACTCCTGCAGTGACAGCAGTAACGAGTCCATGGTCAATCCACCGCACATACAGATGAACTTTGGccagcaggcgcagcagcagcaatcgcatcagcaccagcagcagcagcaggagcgtTATGTGTGGGAGATGCGAACCCGTAGCCCAAATGTGACGCCAGCCAGCACGGTGCTCAATTCGCCGGATCTCAATGGCGAGCTGTCCTATGTTCCGCTGCAGGGTCTTTCGCCATCGGGCGGAGGTGTTCAGGGATCCGGCAGCTATAGTTCGAATGCGGGACGCGATTCTGGCGGCTATTACTACCAGCGACCGCAGCTGCATCAAATCCGACTGGGTAGGAGTCCGGGCAGCCAGTTTGAGACACGTGATGTCCTGCCACAG GGATTGGCCAGCCCCGGCTCACCAACGGATGTGGGCAAGGCGGACGGTCAGTGCCTGCGTGATGGTGAGATCGTGGTGTTCGACGACATCGACACCAACTGGATGAACAAGGCATCGAGTGGCCAGCGTAAAGGCAGCAATGAGGATGTCCTCAAGGTGACCAAAATGATTGGACAGCTACCAATAGCCGAGTACGAGGGTTCACCGCGACGATTTGGCAGTCAACCGAATACAAATACCATTACCATGGGTGGTCCTAGAAAACGTCCGCCGGGTTTCCCGCAAAGAGTTTCGCCCACCACCAGTGCCGCTAGTAATGCGACTGCCCCGGCAAAAGCATCTGTGGGCAACCTTATCGATCTGGTCGACCACGAGGAAGAGCGTTCCGGGACGCTTCGCGAGAAAACACCTACTTTCGACTACCTGTACGAATTCTCAGAGACCAGAAAGGTGCTGGAGGAGTTCTTCAAGGCGAATCCGGAGGACGAAAAGCGGTACACAGATTACACCACGGAAAGTGGAGACGATGTCGCTAGTTCG CCACAAGAGTACCCAGCTACGCCCATGGAGCAGGCATATATAGGACAGCGGCTGGCGAGAATACCCAAAGATGAGCTCTACATGGTTCACCGGTCGCCTACTAAGAAGCCA CCCAGTGACCAGAATACAGCGACGACCTACCAGGAGCATAATGATATTGAGCTGTACATTGATTCGAATAGCCGAAGCAGCGGCGATTTGGCGGACACCGAACTGGAGGCAAATCTGCGCCGACACTCCCGAAACTTTACCCTGTCTCCCGAGACGACGGATTACGATTCGAATTGCGGTGATTTGGACAGTCTGTCTAACGACATTAACTGCCCCACGGATTTTGGTAAACTGTATACGAGCATGCCTGTCCTAGAAGATGGCCTAAGCAGTGGCCACGCCTCCGATACGGAGAACAACGTATCCGTGGTGTGTGACAAGCAGCAGTCGTCCCAATCTCAGCCCGTCCACGAGAACAACGGTAATGGCGAGCGGCTGGATACCGACTACAATGTGATGAGCGCCAGCTTGGCCACATTGACCACAGATGCCTCGCAATCGGCGCTGATAAGCGACTTCGCCTCACTGCCCATGCCCCCGGCTCCGCCTCCATCATCGCCACCCCAAATCGAGATCGCCGATGCAAGTGAATCCATGACCATGGCGCCAGATGCTGATAATCCACTGGACAGTCACTACGGTGCGGTTTATGCTGCAGCTTTGGGAGGTACTCACACAGAGAAGTCAGCGGGATCAGGACTGGGGGTGACACCAGTAACTGGGGGAGGATCTTTGCCATCGCAGGCTGCTTCGGAAATCCAGGAGGCCATGAAGGAGATACGTTCCGCGTTGCAGCGTGCTAAAACGCAGCCTGAAAAACTGAAATTCTGTGACGAAGTGCTGCCCACGGATCCAGATTCACCGGTTTGGGTTCCACGCAAGGGGACGACCGTCTCCGGGGCCCAAGGTGCGGCGGCGGATGAGGAACCAGACACCGACCTGGAAACAGATCGCCTGTTGGGTCAGCAGAGGCACGATGAGCAGGATTTCTTCGCCGATCAG ACCCTGGCTGATAACAATGCCAATGAGGGCACGGATATTGCCAGCAATGGGCATCTGAATGGCACGTCCGACAACAACAATCCGAATCCAATGAATACTACCAAGCCGCAAACCTACTCGACGGCCACCATTCGACAAGGCATCGGCACCTCGCTGACACCCAATTCGCCGGACATCTGTCAGATCGTGGGCACGACCGACATCTCCATAAGCTCGACGGAAAAACTGCAGTTCACCAAAAGTCCCACGGGCTCTATTAAATCCCTAAAGGACTCTGCCAACTCGGACAAGAAGGCCAAATCGCGGAACAAAGAGG GTCTCTTGGAACCTAAAGTTCTCATTGAGGGCGTGTTGTTTCGGGCCAGATACCTTGGATCCACTCAACTTGTCTGCGAGGGTCAGCCGACCAAGTCGACCAGAATGATGCAGGCTGAGGAGGCCGTTTCCAGGATCAAG GCTTTG GCTCCCGAGGGCGAAAGTCAGCCGAGCACTGAAGTGGACCTGTTCATATCAACCGAAAAAATAATGGTGCTTAACACGGATCTCAAGGAGATCATGATGGACCATGCGCTGCGTACTATATCCTATATAGCCGACATTGGCGATCTGGTTGTGCTGATGGCTCGTCGCCGATTCGTACCGAATAGTGTTGTGGATCCATCGATCACAAGTCCATTAGGTGATGTTCCCACTCCGGGCATAGGCGAGGAGGAGTCGCCGCCCAAAGAGCCACTCAGCAAGCACAATCGCACGCCCAAAATGATCTGCCACGTGTTCGAAAGCGATGAGGCGCAGTTCATAGCTCAGTCCATTGGACAGGCCTTCCAG GTGGCCTACATGGAGTTCCTGAAGGCAAACGGCATCGAAAACGAGAGCCTGGCCAAAGAGATGGACTACCAGGAGGTGCTCAACAGCCAGGAGATTTTCGGTGACGAGCTGGAGATCTTTGCCAAAAAGGAGCTGCAAAAGGAGGTGGTTGTGCCGAAGGCCAAAGGCGAGATCCTAGGCGTGGTGATCGTAGAGAGTGGCTGGGGTTCCATGCTGCCCACCGTGGTGATAGCCAACCTGATGAGTTCCGGAGCAGCTGCCCGCTGCGGCCAGCTGAACATCGGTGACCAGCTGATCGCCATTAACGGCATGAGCCTGGTGGGACTGCCGCTGTCCACCTGCCAGAGCTACATACGCAATGCCAAGAACCAAACTGCCGTCAAGTTCACCGTTGTGCCCTGTCCGCCTGTCGTCGAGGTTAAGATCCTGCGTCCCAAGGCGCTGTTCCAGTTGGGTTTTAGTGTTCAAAATGGCGtg ATCTGCAGTCTTTTGCGTGGAGGAATCGCTGAGCGGGGCGGAGTACGCGTTGGCCACCGCATCATTGAGATTAACAACCAGAGCGTTGTGGCCGTGCCACACGATACCATTGTCAAGCTGTTGTCATCCTCAGTGGGCGAG ATCCTTATGAAGACAATGCCCACGTCCATGTTTCGTTTGCTCACCGGTCAAGAGACGCCaatctatatataa
- the LOC6618095 gene encoding uncharacterized protein LOC6618095 isoform X4, which produces MNSNSCSDSSNESMVNPPHIQMNFGQQAQQQQSHQHQQQQQERYVWEMRTRSPNVTPASTVLNSPDLNGELSYVPLQGLSPSGGGVQGSGSYSSNAGRDSGGYYYQRPQLHQIRLGRSPGSQFETRDVLPQGLASPGSPTDVGKADGQCLRDGEIVVFDDIDTNWMNKASSGQRKGSNEDVLKVTKMIGQLPIAEYEGSPRRFGSQPNTNTITMGGPRKRPPGFPQRVSPTTSAASNATAPAKASVGNLIDLVDHEEERSGTLREKTPTFDYLYEFSETRKVLEEFFKANPEDEKRYTDYTTESGDDVASSPQEYPATPMEQAYIGQRLARIPKDELYMVHRSPTKKPPSDQNTATTYQEHNDIELYIDSNSRSSGDLADTELEANLRRHSRNFTLSPETTDYDSNCGDLDSLSNDINCPTDFGKLYTSMPVLEDGLSSGHASDTENNVSVVCDKQQSSQSQPVHENNGNGERLDTDYNVMSASLATLTTDASQSALISDFASLPMPPAPPPSSPPQIEIADASESMTMAPDADNPLDSHYGAVYAAALGGTHTEKSAGSGLGVTPVTGGGSLPSQAASEIQEAMKEIRSALQRAKTQPEKLKFCDEVLPTDPDSPVWVPRKGTTVSGAQGAAADEEPDTDLETDRLLGQQRHDEQDFFADQTLADNNANEGTDIASNGHLNGTSDNNNPNPMNTTKPQTYSTATIRQGIGTSLTPNSPDICQIVGTTDISISSTEKLQFTKSPTGSIKSLKDSANSDKKAKSRNKEGLLEPKVLIEGVLFRARYLGSTQLVCEGQPTKSTRMMQAEEAVSRIKAPEGESQPSTEVDLFISTEKIMVLNTDLKEIMMDHALRTISYIADIGDLVVLMARRRFVPNSVVDPSITSPLGDVPTPGIGEEESPPKEPLSKHNRTPKMICHVFESDEAQFIAQSIGQAFQVAYMEFLKANGIENESLAKEMDYQEVLNSQEIFGDELEIFAKKELQKEVVVPKAKGEILGVVIVESGWGSMLPTVVIANLMSSGAAARCGQLNIGDQLIAINGMSLVGLPLSTCQSYIRNAKNQTAVKFTVVPCPPVVEVKILRPKALFQLGFSVQNGVICSLLRGGIAERGGVRVGHRIIEINNQSVVAVPHDTIVKLLSSSVGEILMKTMPTSMFRLLTGQETPIYI; this is translated from the exons ATGAACTCAAACTCCTGCAGTGACAGCAGTAACGAGTCCATGGTCAATCCACCGCACATACAGATGAACTTTGGccagcaggcgcagcagcagcaatcgcatcagcaccagcagcagcagcaggagcgtTATGTGTGGGAGATGCGAACCCGTAGCCCAAATGTGACGCCAGCCAGCACGGTGCTCAATTCGCCGGATCTCAATGGCGAGCTGTCCTATGTTCCGCTGCAGGGTCTTTCGCCATCGGGCGGAGGTGTTCAGGGATCCGGCAGCTATAGTTCGAATGCGGGACGCGATTCTGGCGGCTATTACTACCAGCGACCGCAGCTGCATCAAATCCGACTGGGTAGGAGTCCGGGCAGCCAGTTTGAGACACGTGATGTCCTGCCACAG GGATTGGCCAGCCCCGGCTCACCAACGGATGTGGGCAAGGCGGACGGTCAGTGCCTGCGTGATGGTGAGATCGTGGTGTTCGACGACATCGACACCAACTGGATGAACAAGGCATCGAGTGGCCAGCGTAAAGGCAGCAATGAGGATGTCCTCAAGGTGACCAAAATGATTGGACAGCTACCAATAGCCGAGTACGAGGGTTCACCGCGACGATTTGGCAGTCAACCGAATACAAATACCATTACCATGGGTGGTCCTAGAAAACGTCCGCCGGGTTTCCCGCAAAGAGTTTCGCCCACCACCAGTGCCGCTAGTAATGCGACTGCCCCGGCAAAAGCATCTGTGGGCAACCTTATCGATCTGGTCGACCACGAGGAAGAGCGTTCCGGGACGCTTCGCGAGAAAACACCTACTTTCGACTACCTGTACGAATTCTCAGAGACCAGAAAGGTGCTGGAGGAGTTCTTCAAGGCGAATCCGGAGGACGAAAAGCGGTACACAGATTACACCACGGAAAGTGGAGACGATGTCGCTAGTTCG CCACAAGAGTACCCAGCTACGCCCATGGAGCAGGCATATATAGGACAGCGGCTGGCGAGAATACCCAAAGATGAGCTCTACATGGTTCACCGGTCGCCTACTAAGAAGCCA CCCAGTGACCAGAATACAGCGACGACCTACCAGGAGCATAATGATATTGAGCTGTACATTGATTCGAATAGCCGAAGCAGCGGCGATTTGGCGGACACCGAACTGGAGGCAAATCTGCGCCGACACTCCCGAAACTTTACCCTGTCTCCCGAGACGACGGATTACGATTCGAATTGCGGTGATTTGGACAGTCTGTCTAACGACATTAACTGCCCCACGGATTTTGGTAAACTGTATACGAGCATGCCTGTCCTAGAAGATGGCCTAAGCAGTGGCCACGCCTCCGATACGGAGAACAACGTATCCGTGGTGTGTGACAAGCAGCAGTCGTCCCAATCTCAGCCCGTCCACGAGAACAACGGTAATGGCGAGCGGCTGGATACCGACTACAATGTGATGAGCGCCAGCTTGGCCACATTGACCACAGATGCCTCGCAATCGGCGCTGATAAGCGACTTCGCCTCACTGCCCATGCCCCCGGCTCCGCCTCCATCATCGCCACCCCAAATCGAGATCGCCGATGCAAGTGAATCCATGACCATGGCGCCAGATGCTGATAATCCACTGGACAGTCACTACGGTGCGGTTTATGCTGCAGCTTTGGGAGGTACTCACACAGAGAAGTCAGCGGGATCAGGACTGGGGGTGACACCAGTAACTGGGGGAGGATCTTTGCCATCGCAGGCTGCTTCGGAAATCCAGGAGGCCATGAAGGAGATACGTTCCGCGTTGCAGCGTGCTAAAACGCAGCCTGAAAAACTGAAATTCTGTGACGAAGTGCTGCCCACGGATCCAGATTCACCGGTTTGGGTTCCACGCAAGGGGACGACCGTCTCCGGGGCCCAAGGTGCGGCGGCGGATGAGGAACCAGACACCGACCTGGAAACAGATCGCCTGTTGGGTCAGCAGAGGCACGATGAGCAGGATTTCTTCGCCGATCAG ACCCTGGCTGATAACAATGCCAATGAGGGCACGGATATTGCCAGCAATGGGCATCTGAATGGCACGTCCGACAACAACAATCCGAATCCAATGAATACTACCAAGCCGCAAACCTACTCGACGGCCACCATTCGACAAGGCATCGGCACCTCGCTGACACCCAATTCGCCGGACATCTGTCAGATCGTGGGCACGACCGACATCTCCATAAGCTCGACGGAAAAACTGCAGTTCACCAAAAGTCCCACGGGCTCTATTAAATCCCTAAAGGACTCTGCCAACTCGGACAAGAAGGCCAAATCGCGGAACAAAGAGG GTCTCTTGGAACCTAAAGTTCTCATTGAGGGCGTGTTGTTTCGGGCCAGATACCTTGGATCCACTCAACTTGTCTGCGAGGGTCAGCCGACCAAGTCGACCAGAATGATGCAGGCTGAGGAGGCCGTTTCCAGGATCAAG GCTCCCGAGGGCGAAAGTCAGCCGAGCACTGAAGTGGACCTGTTCATATCAACCGAAAAAATAATGGTGCTTAACACGGATCTCAAGGAGATCATGATGGACCATGCGCTGCGTACTATATCCTATATAGCCGACATTGGCGATCTGGTTGTGCTGATGGCTCGTCGCCGATTCGTACCGAATAGTGTTGTGGATCCATCGATCACAAGTCCATTAGGTGATGTTCCCACTCCGGGCATAGGCGAGGAGGAGTCGCCGCCCAAAGAGCCACTCAGCAAGCACAATCGCACGCCCAAAATGATCTGCCACGTGTTCGAAAGCGATGAGGCGCAGTTCATAGCTCAGTCCATTGGACAGGCCTTCCAG GTGGCCTACATGGAGTTCCTGAAGGCAAACGGCATCGAAAACGAGAGCCTGGCCAAAGAGATGGACTACCAGGAGGTGCTCAACAGCCAGGAGATTTTCGGTGACGAGCTGGAGATCTTTGCCAAAAAGGAGCTGCAAAAGGAGGTGGTTGTGCCGAAGGCCAAAGGCGAGATCCTAGGCGTGGTGATCGTAGAGAGTGGCTGGGGTTCCATGCTGCCCACCGTGGTGATAGCCAACCTGATGAGTTCCGGAGCAGCTGCCCGCTGCGGCCAGCTGAACATCGGTGACCAGCTGATCGCCATTAACGGCATGAGCCTGGTGGGACTGCCGCTGTCCACCTGCCAGAGCTACATACGCAATGCCAAGAACCAAACTGCCGTCAAGTTCACCGTTGTGCCCTGTCCGCCTGTCGTCGAGGTTAAGATCCTGCGTCCCAAGGCGCTGTTCCAGTTGGGTTTTAGTGTTCAAAATGGCGtg ATCTGCAGTCTTTTGCGTGGAGGAATCGCTGAGCGGGGCGGAGTACGCGTTGGCCACCGCATCATTGAGATTAACAACCAGAGCGTTGTGGCCGTGCCACACGATACCATTGTCAAGCTGTTGTCATCCTCAGTGGGCGAG ATCCTTATGAAGACAATGCCCACGTCCATGTTTCGTTTGCTCACCGGTCAAGAGACGCCaatctatatataa